CCCCCCATACCTGAGATCATGGATAGCACCAAACTCTATACAGTGTCTTTCCCTCTACATCCTCCCCCCACCGTGATAAAAGTTCAATTTCTAAAGACATGGTAAGAGatgaacaacaataaaataaaacctttctaaACATACACTGTTAACGAAAGTTACTTGAGTGTGGTCTCTCTCAAGATCTCTTACTGTCCTGTATTCCTCTGATGATGGGAGCTGACCCAGCACATACAGGAGAGGTGAAGGGAGGTGAAGGGCACACGTGCTGGCGTGCAGTGTGACCTTGCTGGGAGCCTTCTCAGCAGGAGGACCATCTGTTTCCAGACTGTCTGGCCACTAGTCAAACCACCGAAGGCGAGAATGTGGATCAGGGGAGACCACTGTATTTACATTCTGATTGTCCCCGGGGTTGTCCAAAAAGGACCAAGGGGTGCCCAGAAATGCCTTCAGCTGATCATTCAAAGCATGTTACTCTGGCAGCAAAAGTATGAGCTCAGTTGGGAGGACTGCCCCTCGCTGTGGTCTGTGCCAGCCTCCTGAAATCAAGCGTGGTCATCGGCTTTGATGACATGCTCCCTGAACTGCATAAAGCCTGGAAGGGAGCTAACAGGAGGGCAGTGTTCAGTCCAGCAAGATGACCTAAGAAGCCTAAAGCTAGAGTCATGATTCAGTGTTCAACTGAGACCCTCAGTAAAAGGTGTGTTCAACCTGTCGGGACACATGGCCAGGCAGGTAGGAAGTGGGTCAGGCCGCCTCTGGTAAAGGAGGTCACTAGTGCTGCTGAGTGACTCCAGAACTGGATTTACCCACTCCAGGTACTTGGAACCTCTCACTGCAACCCTTCCCTGCACCTTCCCAGAATTTATAAGCATCTACAACCAGGATTACCCAACaccttttccaaataaattcttccatctttatttttataaaaaaaaaaaaacaacaacaaaaaacccaaagaacaaagtcACCACCAAGCACAGGACAACTTACCAGGCAAGGTCTtgattccctccctccttcatgtCCCCCGTGCCTCATCAACAGTGTCAGGGAAGCAGTCGGCATGGTTAGCTTTTCCCCAAGGGAGTGTTACaaacaagggagggagggagggaaggctggcTGGGTATTTCATCACTGAGAAGTTGCTTCCAACAGATTGTTTGAAATCACGCTTACGTTTGAAATGCAGGAAAGGAAGACCATGCCATCAGAAATCATACCCCTCCTTCTGCCAAGGTTTTCGAAGCAGCCTTTCATTTGCGGGGAGGGTCAGAATTGTGTTTTAtgggccggggcgggggaggggggcacttgggtggctcactcagttaaatgGCCatctcttgatcttagctcaggtctcaatctcagggttgtgagttcaagacttacttacaaaaaaaccccaaaaacagcaacaaaaaacccCCTGTGTTTTAAGGACCCAGACCAGTTTCAAAAACTTGCTCTGTAGTCCCAGAACAAAGACTAAGATAAATACACATGGTTTGTTAGGCTTATTCTACAGAAGGTCAGGGGCTGCAGGTCTGGAGTCCTTGTTAGTGTACTTAGTGTTGGTGAGAAGCCTGGGCCCCAGCCTGGGACACTGAAGTCTTCTAAAGACAAAGCAGAGACACTGAGAGGCCCGTATCCCCCGTCGCCTTCCACTACATACGGAGGATGGGCAGGCGGTCCCAGCCACTGGCCTCCTTCCAGCCCCTGTGCGTGCTGACTTGGGCCAAACCAGAGGAACGATCCTGATTCCTTAGGAGTCTGACGAGCAGAGCAGAGCAAGCGTAGTCCCTTCTAGGCCGACTCCACAGAGGGCTCAGGCCTCAGGCTTGCGGGCCGCCCCACGCTGGGACCTGGCTGCAGCCAACGGCCCCAAGGGGGCCATGGCACGCGTGGTCTAGGCGTAGCCCCCAGCCATCTGACTGGTGGCTGCATTGCTGCCCACTCCCCGCCAGGCCTGGAAGCTGAAGAAAGCGCTCACTCCGTAGGCAATCATCACTAAACACGAAAAGaactggaagaggaagaagacaccAAAGCTGAGTTGGTGTGCACTGTGgcaatggggggagggggtcagggggGACAGATAGGACCACCAGACAGCCTCAGAAGGGCATATACAGTAAAACCTGGAGTAGTGCTCCCCACTTAACTAGAACAAGCTGCACTGGCAGCCACCCCAACTCCAATTAGCCACATACTCACTTCCCAAGTGTTTGTAGGGATGCCAACATTACATTCTTGTGGGGGAAACCATGGCTAACCACGCAGCAAGGTAGGTCAGACTGTGACACGGGCAACTGGACAGTGTGCTGAGAGTGACCGAAGGGTAGGAACTCCTTCAGACACACATCaggaatttagttttaaaaagacaatgttcagggcacctgggtggctcagtgggttaaaacctctgtcttcagctcaggtcatgatcccagggtcctagatagagccccatatggggcttgctGCTTCCCACCCattcccctgcctgcctgcctgtctacttgtgacctcagtcaactaaataaataaaatattaaaaaaaaaaaaaaaaagacaatgttcaAGTAGTACCCAAGAGGggtacctaagtggctcagtgggttaagcctctgtcttcagcttgggtcacaatcccagagacctgggattgagccctgcatcgggctccctgctcagcagagagcctgcttctcccattccatctgcctgctgctccccctgcctttctctgtcaaataaataagtaaaatctaaataaataaataaataaaaaggtatcCAAGGAATTCTCTGGAATTAGTTTATAGGTGGACTACACTGGCCCCTGCAGCCGCATTCTGAAGCTGAGGAAACCCATGTCCTGGTCTTGCTCCTGCCCAACCTTGGACTGTACCTTGGCGTGTTcacctcactgagcctcagtttctttgtctgtcCAGAGGAACTGGTAGTCCCTCAGTGTGGAAGTCAAGGGGTCCTGTGAGGTAATGTCTGCACAGGGCCCCATGGACTGAAGCGTGACAGGTGTGGGCAGGGTCGCTGGTATGCCACTCGCTGCTTGATATGAAGCCCAAGTCGGGGCTTCCTGAGAGAGCTGTAAATCCCCCCAAATGGTTTAAACCAAAAGGTACTGTGTGCGCCTTTTAAGACAGGTGGGCAGTTTTCAACAGATTCTCCAAGGGGGCACACAGACTATAAATCGGTACGAAGCACCTGTGTGCCAGAAAAGTTCAACAGTGAACCCAAAACTCCCATTTACCATTGAGAGTATTTTCAAGTGTTGCAGTTCCTTGAGGTTTACTGCTAACTGTGGAAGACAAACCTGCACGTCCCTAAGCCCCTCCTGAGAAGGAGGTCCCTTGGTGATGGCAGATGCTGGCCTCAGACCAGGGGGTGGTGGAAGCCCAGAGGCACAGACTTGGTTTgacccgcccctcccccatcactgcCAAGGGCGCCCCCAGGGACCCATACTCACAGAGGCGGCCGCACGCTGGTTATACGGCCGGGTGCCCTTCAGGGACGTCAGCTCCACGGCAGCAGAGCAGGTGATGAAGGCCGTGATGTAGAGAACAGTTGCACCCACGTTGAATATCATTAActagggagtggggggaggggagaacaggcTAAAGATGGCAGACTCTTTCAGTTGCCCCCAGCACACCCCTTTAATATCTAGAACAGAGGCTGGGACTCAAGGATGGGGATGGATACATGGGTCTTTCCCACTATACTCCTCAGGGTGGCAGTCCACATGGGGTCAACCCATAGGCCATCCAAGCGGGGAGCATAAACACACATAAGgctgagagggaaggggaaatgaTGCGAAGGCCTAAAGTGATCtggtcaggggaggggcagtgacAGCCCCACAAGGCAAAACTCCATTCCCAATGGCAGGAGACCAAACAAAGGCCATCTCTGAGAGCACCAGCTGAAGAATTCCAGGGCCACATTATTCCATGCAAGCCTGGCCCCCACGCATGGCACTGTGGGCCTTGGTCCTGAGGCTGGCCCTGGGAAgacttcccatctctctctgccccaccatGGGGgaatctctgcctgccttttggCCACATCCTAGACTCAAGGCCACCATGTCAAATGCCAGGGTGAGGACCCAGCTGGATTCTGGGGCTGACTGGCAGAAGGGACGCTTGGATGACAGTCAGGCCCAAGTCCCATTTCCCTAACACTTGGCCCCTGGAGCCCATAAACAGTCTTAGCAGAGATTGCAAACTGGTGGCCCTCAGGCACATTTGGTTCaacctacagatttaaaaaaaaaaaaattatcaatattctaaaatgagactttttttaaagcttttttttttttttttttaaagatttcatttatctgagagagagagagaaagagatagtgagagagcacatgagcagggaagagagggagaagcagggagcccgacgtggggctcgatcccagaaccccaagatcatgacctgagctgaagggagatgcttagccgactgagccacccaggtgccccaaaaatgaGATTTCATATGAAAACCCAAAGAGCTCATATAAAACTTTCAATCTTAAAATATCAAGATTTGGTACCAAGGGGCCTGCATGCCCACTGACAGCAGGAGCTGGCTCCCTACAGACGGATGGGTACAGGCGCTCCAGAACCCCTCCCTCAACCTACATCACTCACTCACCTTGCCCAGGTCCGGTAGGGAGCTTGTAGTCCCCATTCCAGAAAATGCCAATTTGACAATCCCAATCCAGTCGTCTCCAGATGCAGCCAAGCCTTATCTGCCAATAGGCCCAGCAGCCAAAGAGACACTGCCCTGCTATCTTGGCCCAGGAAAGGAGCCTCTTTCCAACAAGAGCTGTGGCCGGAGCCCCAGGTCTGTGCTCAGAGACACTGAGGTCCCCGCCATCTTGGGAGATTTCTTTCTTCAAGGCTCCTAGGACATGGCCATGACCGGGACTGGACCCTCGCCAGGAAGTCCGGCCGTCCCCTCCTCAGCCTAGGATCTTCCCTGCAAGCCTAGCGGCCACCACAAACACGGCCTGGCTCCTGCCAGTGATGTCAAGATCTAACAAACCCGTTCTGTCTTGAGGATGACTCACGTTTCCTCAGTTTAAACAGTCATTGAATTCCACACAATGCCGCCTAGTCCCAGCCTTGCTTGTCTTACAATCATGTGCCTCTCTTGCCTCGCCGCTCACTGAAAGCCTCAGACCCCAGCTGCAGGGGTTTTCCAGGTCAGAGAAAAAAGCCCAGCGCGAGCTTTCTGTGTCTGGCCGGGGAACTTCCTATGGCCGCTCTCCCCTCTGTGTCCCGAGAAGACTGACCTGGACAAAGTGGGGAGGCCACCCTCTCCCAAGCTGTCGGGGACTTATTCTGGGTAATTCCTGATAGTCTGGCTGAGGGCTGGGAGAGTCTTGACAGACCTCCTGAAACacaggttcaaatcccaactgcccccacaaaacagaaaaacactttCAAGATTCCAAATGCAGGGGGCTCTCCATTCgagagccctcacagggacacctggatggctcagtggttaagcgtctgcctttggctccgatcatgatcaagccccatgtccagctgcctgctcagtggggagtctgcttcaccctgtccctctccctctgcctgctgctcctccagcttgtgctctctctctctcaaataaataagtaatatctttaaaaaaaaaaaaaagagagagagagagagagcatgcctcacttctcccttctctgaagAAAGCCAAGTCTATGTCCTCCTATATTTGTGGCCATGGATCCTCCCTCCCCAACTCAGCTCTACAGCTGGCTGAGGGCCAACTCCCACCAGCCACATCTCAGGCAGGGAAGGTGCCTCTGTCACAGCTGCGCACAGAGGCAGATGGGTCAGCCTTGAGGCACACCCCCCCAACGCCGTGCTCCCACCCAGACTCACCACCAGCGGCCAGGGCACCATGTACATTTTCATGTGCAGCTGAAACAGGTAGAGGATGAAGAAGACGATTGTCACCAGCCAGAGGAAGACAGCCACGAACATGACCCAGCCGTAGGCCGGGTACAGGTGGTATGGGGTGTCGGCAATCAGGGCCCACACCAGCAGCCCCAGCACCTGGAGGGACGAAACAGGGCCAAGAGTCCCCCAGAGCCCCCAACACTCTGGCCGGAGGCCACGGGGCTCGCTCTGCAGGACACATTTCTCATTTAgtcaaagaaacatttatttggcTCCTACTGCATACCACGTAAGGGAGTTACCCTTGCCTGGTAACTCCTCCTTTCAGATCTCAGTTGAAATGTTGCACACCATGGGACACTTTCCCCCTGGTCCTCCAGTCTGGCTTCTAGAACACTTCTTTTGTGCCCTCCTGgccccccaggcacccaccaCCCAGGACCagattctgtttccttcccctgaCTTttgagttccttgagggcaggacaATGACTGTCTCACAGCTGCATCCAGACACTCAGCACACCTCCCAGGGAGCCATCCTGGCCTCCTCCATGGCTTTCACCCCCTTCCTTGCTGCCCGAGATCCCCGAGGCTGAGGCACCCTCCCTTCTCCACAAGGGCATGCTCTGCAATCTCTGGAGCTAGGCATGTTTCAGCGCTAGCGCTGAGGCAGGGAGGGTCTAATGGGGGGCTCTGGAGAAAGACTCCCTTGCTGACAAAGAAGCACCAAGACAACTGTCCCTCTTCTTTCTTGGATGGCATCCAGGCATTGTGGCAGCAAGGCTCACGGGGACTCTGCCACAGCTGGAGAATGACCTAACCATCAGACGGATCAGAGAGAAATGGCTCAAGAGCCAAATCCATCTCTGGCTGCTGGTTCTGGAAACAAAAAGGCCTCTTGGCCAAAAGCTCCTATACCAGCCCCCGGAGAGCTGGTGCTCACCAGCGAGCACAGCCAGCACTGGGAACCTGCTGCATGCTCCCACCCCAGCGCCCCGCCAAGGACTGAAGGCATGTTGCGTACCCATTCCCCTACATGTGAAGGGTCAGGACAGGAATGACCTTAGCCGAGTCCAGAAATCTGTAGGACAATgctcctttctcctcatcctgcccctcctgcccaaGAGGCCGGGGAGGGCTATGGTTGACTTTTCCTCCCAGTGGGAGGTGGAGCCCTGGAGCCTGAGAGCCAACAGCTGAGCTTTAATCCTTCTCACACTGTTGGACCCTGGGCAagctcctttccctctctgtgcaGCTCCCATGGGACAACTCCAGTCTCCCCACCAGAATGCAGCTCCCCGAGGAGTCCAAGTTTGGTCACTGCTGTATCTCCAGGGCCCAGAGGTACCTGGTCAGCAGATGTGTGTGCAGAACTAAcgagcctcggtttccttatcCATGAAATGGGGGTCAGAAACCTGCCCAGCACAGGAAGCAGAGGTGAATCGGTGATGTACTCCTGGcctgcccccctccacccaccaGAGATGGGCTGGTAGcggcctgggtggcccaatttAGGGGTGAGGAAGGCGGCAGGGCTGTTACCAGCAAGGACCCAAAGCTGGGGTGTCTCAGCACAGCACCGCCAGCTTTTACCACCCATCCTCCGGCACCCTGCCTGAGAAGGACATTATGAGGGCGGCCAAGAGCCCCCAGAGCTGGGTGAGGCCACTGCTCTGAAAGagaaccaccccccccaacacagcTTGTTGCAGGACCCTCCCAGGTAAGAACCAGACTCATCAGGTACAATCATCCTTCCACTTCAAGCGGGGTCCTGATGGGCCCCCAGGCCAATGTGCTGCCTGCTCCAACCACCAAAAAAGGAAGTCAGAAAATGCACTGaactgaaaataaagagaagaccAATTTGGCTTCACCCTAACATGTACCTACCACTTACTGGTACGATTACTCCTTGATTTGGCTGCAGAGACCACTGAACGCCCTCCGGATCCATGCCAGGCCTCAGGTAAGCCACTCCCTGTTTGGTTCATGGTTTCCCCACGACCCCCTCATTGGTGTGtactatgtatttcccccatttttcaaACAGAAACTCAGAGGGAAATATCTGCAGCTGCCCATGGTTCCCCCCAGGGTTGGGGGTagggcaggatttgaacccagctctgACCTCTGGAACCCAGGCTATTGAGAGTTACTTAGTAACACGTGAAAGATGAGGACACCCGAGCTGtcccctggctctgccctgccctccagcccagccctggtTTCCAGATCAGCAAGCGCAGCCTCTGAGAGATAAAGCCACCAGATAAGCAGCGGGAATTTCTGGGGTTCCTCCTGGCTTTGCCAACCTGGCCCTGTGCCCTGGGAGCCGCCTCGGTTTCTGCCCTCAAACAAGGAAAGGTCCACTCTTCCCTTGGAACCAGAGAGACTGGTTTTTCCTGTCCACTCTCCCCCGGCCCCAGGAATCTGAATGGCGCACTCCAACCCAGGGCCCAGGGAAACCCTACTCAGGACAGGGAGGCCCCACATTTGCCAACCCCTCTGCTAGCCTGACGGCCTCATCCCCACTCTGGCCAAAGACCCCTCCTGTAGCTGGAAGAAGGGGCCGGAGGACCTGTCCTGTGGTCTACTGGACAAGAGTAAACCCCACTTTTCAGAGGAAAGGGGACAGGAGTAGGTAGCCGAGGGTAAAGAGCAAAGGAGGGCCACCTGTCTCCAGAATGTGATCCAGGCCCCTCTGTCCAGGATAGTCGCCTTGCAGCTCGGGTGCCCCTCTCTGGgaccattcattcaacaagtatctaTCCAACACCTACTACGGTGTGAGCCAAACAGACAAAACACCTGCTCTCCCAGAACTCCCACTCTATGGAGGGGACCCAGATAAAAGCCCAGTGCATCGATGAATGTGGGAAAGCAGGCCACAGGGCAAGGGGTAAGTGCTACGGAAAAAACTGCAGCTGAGAAGGAACGGGGCAGTGCGGTCATTTGCAATTTCAGATAAGAGGCCAAGAAAGATCTCACTGGGAAGGTGACTTGTGAGCAGCGGGAACAGCAAGGATTGGCCAGGAGAGAGGCACGGACCAGATTCTCTTTcacagcctccagaaggaaccaactaTGCAATATCTCGATTTTGAAATTCTAGCCTCCAGGACGGTGAGACAACAGATTTCTATGGTCTGAAGCCGCCCAGTTTATGGTATGTTTGtgatggcagccccaggaaaccagTACATCTTTCTTAGCTACTCTTGGACAGCCGATGGATGTCACAATCTGACCTGTGATACTGACATCAGTTCTGATGGAGGGCTGGCCTACTACTCCCTGGGTTCAGGCTCTGGCCCTGCCAACTTACCAGCTATGACCCAGGGCAAGTTGCtggacctctctgtgccttagtgtCCTCATCCTCCAAACGTACCTACCTCAGGGGGTAGTTCTGAGATTAAAGAAAGTAATACATGTAAGGGACTTAGATCAACACGTTCCACTGTCATTATCAACCTGAGAGGCTGGACTGTGGGTTTTCCAATCCATTCTCTGCCCATATTCCTGAGGTAGAAGTAATTGTGTGTGTAGTTCCCAGGGGTGTGAGGCCTCACTGAGATAAAGGACGTATCTAAACTTAAACACGAGGCATGGTGCCTGGCAGCTCAGGGCCCCATGCCAGTGTGGGCCCCACCCGTCTTTCAGATAAGGCAGCCGGCTTATCTGAAGGGCAGGCCCCAGAAGGGGAGCCCTGCCCAGCCCTAGAATGCCTGTGGAAGCACACTCCTTCTGTTCCTCACAGGCTGAGGGGTTCTGGGGAGAATCCTTCATCCTCAGACCTCAGTATGCCCCTCAGGACAATGGGAGCAAGCAGGTTCCACTTAGTGCTCTCAAAGGCTCCCTTCAGCCTAGGCCTGACACTCCTCCAACTACACACCTCCCGCAGCGGGGCCCAAAGCCCTCTCCCCCTGGTGGCGGAGGGACCCCTCCATCGCCAGCACTAAGCTAAGTCTTTTCCCACCCAAAGACGGTCACTCTTCTAATCCCTCTCCACTTCTTGGGCTGGGTCAGACCCTTGTGGATTTGCTGTACAACCTTGGGAAAGTTACCCAAACTTTCTGATGTTTCTTTATCTGACATGTGAGAGGACTGGGCAGGTACACCCATCCTGGTCACCTCACAGGGGTGTCATTGCAGGTAAAATGCTGTGAAGGAAAAGGTCAACGGCTGTAGTGGTCGGGTGTGGTATGAGGGCCGTTGGCATCTCCGGGAAGGAGTGGAGAGGGGCTTACCTCCCGGAGTGGGGTGCCTCAAAGAGTGGCAGCACCTCAGAGCCCAGATGCTGACACTGGGGACTCAAACTCAGCCAAGGCAGGCAGGTCACAGAAATGGCCAAGGCCGTCTAGGCGGGAACTGCGGAACGGAGAGCAGCCTACTGGTGTCAGAGGAATGCAGCGCGACAGCCAAGACTTCTAATTTTCCAAGAGACACTAGAAATCTGAATTCCTATGTGAAATCTTCAGCTTTTTAAATGCTGGCAATGAACCCAAAGGTTTTGGAGATAATGTGAGGATGTGGCCCCACCCAAAAGCTGCCagaactcccttctctccactaCACTCTCCAGGAAACTGGGACCCGGGGGCAACATGAGCCCTTCTGGGGTTCCCCCTCACAGGGACACATCTGGGCAGCTGAGGACACTCTGAACTTGGCCTGGCCAGGCCCAgcctccacccctgccctgacCCTTCTTCCCACAGTGAAAGGGACTTTATGGGGACAAAAGCCACCCATTGTGTCACGAGAGACAAAGGCGCAGGGGACAGAGGCTCCGGGGCGCCTGGACTGGCCACAACACACCCACACACTGGCCCCTCCCTGTGCAGAGGTGgcggactggggtgggggggcaaggaCACAGCTCCCTGGAATCCCTGTACTGTACACCCCAGCACTCGGGAGTCCTGGGGGCCGCTTCCCAGCTCCACCACCGGGGGTCACAGATTTCACTCTTCTCGGCCTTCCTTTCACTCCAAAGCTCTCATTTGGCCTCTCCCACCTGGGCAAGCGGACAGGCCAACCCAGACCAACAGCAAAGGGCCTGTTAATATCCAGGGCCAGGCTCACTGGGCTGCCAAGAAAACCAGCTCACCCCTGTCTGCCCACTAAGCAGGTTCCCAGTGGCCCTGGGGACCAGGGCAGCGCCCCTGCGGCTCCCTGAGACCATTAATGAGCAGGAAATCGGGGCCTGGTCCTCACTGAGTTCCAGCATCAACCAATCACCAGCTGTCAAGGAGCGACCAACACCTGACCCCTGCCACATGTACGAAATAGCCTCCATCCACCATCCGTGGATAGCTTGgcagcctcatttttttttttttaatattttatttacttatttgacagagatcacaagcaggcagagagagagagaggaggaagcaggctccctgctgaggagagagcccgatacggggcttgatccaaggaccctgggatcatgacctgaggctttaacccactgagccacccaggcactccgcatgctgttgttttctttttagtttctcatcattttatttatttattttatttttaaataaaatttttatttttaaataaataaaataaataaataaaatgagagaggCACAGGCTTGACGGGAGAGTCCCACCTCTTTCCATGTACACCTGGTTAAACAACCATTCGAGGGCACCCAGCCCGTAACACTGAATTCAAGGCTATGCTTGCTGCTGTGTGTTCATGGGAGAGTGTCTTCCCCAGTCAGGGCCTGAGGGGCCCTCAAGGGCCGCCTTCACAGTTCTGTCACAAGCACAAACTACCTGTACTATATTTTTACActgtattttcatgtatttggaagatttttaaagaaggtatttcatcggggcgcctgggtggctcagtgggttaagccgctgcctttggctcaggtcatgatctcagggtcctgggatcgagtcccacatcgggctctttgttcagcaggaagcctgcttcctcctctctctctctctctctgcccgcctttctgcctacttgtgatctctctctgtcaaataaataaataaaatcttttaaaaaattaaaaaaaaaaaagaaggtatttcatttatttttgaaatacgTAGTCTGTATGACATTGCATGTaacaaaatggtatttttagCACGTCTCCCTCCTACCCTGATACTCAGTTTCTTCCCCAGGGGCAAACAAAAGGGGCCTCTTAGGTATCTCTCCAGGAACTGTGCATGCACGCACGGCCGCCCGCACACCCTCTTTAAACAGGTGCATCTCTatatattctctcttcctcccttacACACAATAGTATTCTACACACAGTTTTGCACCTTGCCTTTTCCACTTAGCTATACAGCCTGGAGAATGTCTGTCATTACAGACAGCTGCCCTCCTATTTTCTCCGAGGGCTAAGACGTTATCTTTTCACAAACTGCAAGATATGCCACTGTACACGTGTGTCATAATTTACTATAACAGTATGTATCAACtatgtttctattaaaaaataaataaggggcaccagggtggctcagtcggttaagaatctgcttgggctcaggtcatgaccctagggtcctaggatcaagtccagcatcggcctctctgctcagcagggagccggcttctccctctgtgctctctctctctgacaaaataaatttttaaaaatctttaaaaataaataaataaaatgctgatgagaaactaaaaagaaaacaacaacagtggcacctgggtggctcagtgggttaagcctctgtcttcggcttgggtcatgatcccagggtcctgggattgagccccacatcgac
The DNA window shown above is from Mustela nigripes isolate SB6536 chromosome 17, MUSNIG.SB6536, whole genome shotgun sequence and carries:
- the PLLP gene encoding plasmolipin; the protein is MAEFPSKVSTRTSSPAQGAGASVSALRPDLGFVRSSLGALMLLQLVLGLLVWALIADTPYHLYPAYGWVMFVAVFLWLVTIVFFILYLFQLHMKMYMVPWPLVLMIFNVGATVLYITAFITCSAAVELTSLKGTRPYNQRAAASFFSCLVMIAYGVSAFFSFQAWRGVGSNAATSQMAGGYA